The sequence ATCGTATGGGCGCGGCTTTTTACCTTCCCTACAATAAAATGTATATCATCTGATTTTTCTATCGGTGTAATCTCAAGAAGAACATCAGAGTAAGAACTTCTGAGATACTTATCTGGAATCACAGGTTGAAGAGGTTCAAGATCAAAGTATTTATCTGCGTATTTAAAGAAATCCATTCTTTCAAGATACTTAAGAACGCTTTCTGATTCAGGGAGACGAAGGATATGGTATTTCCCTTTCGACTTAAGGGCTCCTCCGACTTCGAGAATTCCTACCATTCCATAGGGGTCAATAAAGTGTATCTCTCTTAGATCAAGGAAATCATGCTTTAAGGCTGAAGGGAGAATAAATTCAAAGGTGTCATCAATCAATTGCGTTATCATGGTAGATTTACATTCTCAGCTGTCCATCACCGAGTACTATGAACTTTGTGCAGGTAAGTTCCTCAAGCCCCATCGGACCCCTTGCATGTATCTTTGTTGTGCTTATGCCTATCTCTGCACCGAGACCAAACTGATAGCCATCATTAAGTCTTGTTGAGGCATTCACAAATACAGCAGAGGAATCAACCTCTCTTAGAAATCTCATCGCCTTTTGATAATTCTCTGTCACGATGGCATCCGAGTGTTGCGAGCCGTATCTTGCGATATGCTCAAGTGCCTCATCCATATCTTCAACAACCTTTACATTCAATATCAAATCAAGATATTCCTTTCCCCAGTCTTTATCCGATGCAGGCTTTATATCCGTAACCATATTTTGTGTTTTCTGGCATCCGAATATGTCCACCCCTGCCTCTCTTAACCTTTTAATCATCCTTGGGAGGAAATCCTTTGCCACATCCTTGTGCACAAGCATTGACTCCATCGCATTGCAAGTCCCTGGTCTCTGAACCTTTGCATTAAAACATATCTCCTCTGCCATATCGAGGTCTGCCTCTGAATCAACATAGGTGTGGCAAACACCCTTGTAGTGCTTTATTACCGGTATCTTTGAGTTTTCTACCACTGTTCTGATGAGTCCTTCTCCTCCACGCGGGATAATGAGGTCTATATAATCCTCAAGTTTAAGCATCTCGAGGACAGCCTCTCTTTCAGGGACATCTATGAATGTTACAGCATCCCCTATTATGCCCACCTCTTCAGCTGCTGTTGCAAGTATTTTGACAATCGCCTTGTTAGAATTTATAACCTCTGAACCACCCCTTAATACTACTGCATTTCCTGCCTTGAGGCAGAGGCTTGTTGCATCGGCGGTAACATTCGGTCTTGATTCATAGATTATACCTATTACACCTATTGGGACACGCATCCTTCCAACCTGCATCCCATTCGGTCTCCTCCACATCTTTATAACTTCACCTACAGGGTCAGGTAACTGTGTTACCTCCCTTAAACCTGTTGCCATTTCCTTTATCCTTTTTGAATTTAGAGTGAGTCTGTCTATCATCGCCTTTGAAAGCCCCTTCTCCTCAGCAGTCTTAATGTCTGTTTTGTTTTCAGAGATCAGTTCATCTGCATTTAACTCAAGACTATCAGCCATCTTGATAAGAGACCTGTTCTTAACCTCCGAGGAAAGGTTTGCAAGGCTGCGCGACGCCTCTTTTGCCTTTTTAGCCTTTTCTAGCACATAGCCTTTTATATCCATAAATCCTCCCATGAAAGGATTCAAGGATTCAAGTGAAAATTTAAAATGCAAAAATCAAAAATCAAAACCTGTCCTGACGACAGGTCAGGATTAAGGAATTCCATAATTTTGCATTTTGATATTTGATTTTTGATTTACAAGAGCTGGATTCCTGCTTCCGCAGGAATGACAGCCGAAACCTCGAATCCCTGAACCCTCGAACTCTTTAAGTTGTCTACAATATCACGAGGTTATCCCTGTGTATTACCTCATCATCATATTTATAGCCGAGCATTCTCTCGATCTCTGATGTCTTTGCACCCTTTATCTTTCTAACNNNNNNNNNNNNNNNNNNNNNNNNNNNNNNNNNNNNNNNNNNNNNNNNNNNNNNNNNNNNNNNNNNNNNNNNNNNNNNNNNNNNNNNNNNNNNNNNNNNNTGAACCCTCGAACTCTTTAAGTTGTCTACAATATCACGAGGTTATCCCTGTGTATTACCTCATCATCATATTTATAGCCGAGCATTCTCTCGATCTCTGATGTCTTTGCACCCTTTATCTTTCTAACATCCTCTGAGTTATAATTCACAATCCCTTTTGCTATCTTTTTACCTGATTCATCCAGGCA is a genomic window of Nitrospirota bacterium containing:
- a CDS encoding glutamate-5-semialdehyde dehydrogenase, whose product is MDIKGYVLEKAKKAKEASRSLANLSSEVKNRSLIKMADSLELNADELISENKTDIKTAEEKGLSKAMIDRLTLNSKRIKEMATGLREVTQLPDPVGEVIKMWRRPNGMQVGRMRVPIGVIGIIYESRPNVTADATSLCLKAGNAVVLRGGSEVINSNKAIVKILATAAEEVGIIGDAVTFIDVPEREAVLEMLKLEDYIDLIIPRGGEGLIRTVVENSKIPVIKHYKGVCHTYVDSEADLDMAEEICFNAKVQRPGTCNAMESMLVHKDVAKDFLPRMIKRLREAGVDIFGCQKTQNMVTDIKPASDKDWGKEYLDLILNVKVVEDMDEALEHIARYGSQHSDAIVTENYQKAMRFLREVDSSAVFVNASTRLNDGYQFGLGAEIGISTTKIHARGPMGLEELTCTKFIVLGDGQLRM